CACTTCAGGTGTAATAGATTATATTTGTGAACCGTGACATTGAATAGTTGAAATTTTACCCAATAGCTGACGAAAGCTCATCTGTATTTCCCAAAGCTTCAAATATATGATCTTCCTTTGGCCTCCTTTCTCCTGTAAAGGTGCTCGAGAAACCTTTTAAGGGGTAGAGCAAGAATCAAGTCAACTTTTGTAAAAACTCTTTACTGTAACGGTACTGCAACGTGTTGTTTTACTAGTTGAAAAAACAACCTTTGTCTCCAGTTTTGGTGTATATTTTGGGAATCTTGTGGTCTCCATCAGTGGCATAACTGTTGGAaagataaaatacaaacatatcaggatcagaatcacttttattaaccaggtatgtgtacacaccAGAGGGATTTAACTCCGGTTAGACTTTGCTTTCAATgtacatatatagacatatgtGCAGCTTAAAAAACAAGGAGCTTAACAGGTAAGTATTAACATAAAACTATGTATAGAAAAAGTgctatggaattttctatccttaggttatacgaggtcacgtgtgggccttgaggtcctcggcagtattaattgtttggctttgattggaaacagtaggtgccagtctatctcaacactatgttggccagggtcaaagagacctaatGCTGCCTTCTTAGTCATACTAGACAGCTTGtcgttgacggtccaatctgcgtaaacagacatctgtatctccagactagaatatgttgacaataacacctgcatgaataaaaacactctcttcttttctagGCGTACagcatttgtggtgttatcttggggtttaaagtctatccaccagcatgagttgggcagaatgtgagaccaactcaggcacttctgatgacaccatgagagtgtctctaattctccttggccaagcgtcaataaataatacagcataagacatcagaggctcctgaactcACCATTGAGCTTTGactttcagcaatttctccaaaGTATATAATAACATTTGTAGATATGTAAATATGGTCTATACAGCAGGTTGTATTATATACATGAGGTAGGTATATATTACAGTAGAGTATGCATACAGATATTTACATATTAGAAGagcaaaaactaaatatataaacagtaaGTGGACAGGATACTGCACAGGTAATGTTACAActaatgttatgttttttattattgtgcaaACATTGCCTTTATTCAAACAGCATGCGTGTGTGTTAGCTACCTAGCCTGCACTCTGCAATATATAAGACAGTTACATAAATGACACGAAGCTTTTACACGACAAAGAACAGGGATGAACAGCTACCTTCTGTGCAAACACAATGTTGTCCTTGTCCGCTGCTCGCTCATGAGCCTGCCTGTCCTGAAAACACAGCGGAGCTGAGCAGGTTTGAGCATGAACGATGCCATGTCTTTCAGCTTTAAAGGTGGCTGATAGTGTCCCTGCGTGGTGCCCGTAGTTAATGGGAGTTTCTTTTCACATCGCATGATTGGTCAACTCACCGGGTGGAAGGCAGAATACTGGACGCTGATTGGACAAGAGAATATCAGTTCAACCAGCCGCGCTTCTGATTGGCTACTGAAAGCTGGTCTCTCCTCCTGTGTGCCAGccgtgttgttaacgtgttttCAGTCACGGCGTGTTGAGCAGTCTGCGCTTTTATTCTACTTTGAGGAGGGAAACATGCTTTGTTAAACTTTTATCACATCCGCCGAGTCTTCAGGAGAAAGCGCAGAGCTGTCGGGGCTGAGTTGTCGAGTGACTGTTGCTGCTTCAGGGGAGATTAACCCTCGCTAAAGGTGGCTAAGCTacctaataataatactgtcaAGTGACAGGTTGAAGAGTTGAAGACTAGTCCAACCCTGGACTCATTTTTATACTCTGCAAACTGTTACAGAAATGCAAGTGAAGGACATCTACGTGTCTGCCCCAGGGAAGGCGATCCTCCACGGAGAGCATGCAGTTGTGCATGGAAAGGTAATGTGAAAGTGCTGCAGTCActattttccattcatttatcTCTGCAGGTTGATTTTCCTACTGTACTCTAAATGCATGGGAATCAGTAGTCACCTATAAGGTAGGAAAACacgtataaatatataaaaaatatgtaaaatgtacaCACATGTGCATTAAATGGGCTAAAACTTGATAAATCATAtgtataattaataaatatctCCATTTAATCACCCTGTTCTTTGTTCTATTTGCAGGTGGCTCTCGCTGTCAGTTTGAACCTGAGAACATATCTACAATTGAAAGCCACGACAACCGGCAAAGTTTGCATCAACCTCCCAAATATTGACACATTTGTCTGCTGGGACCTGTCTGAACTAAAGCAGCTTATTCCTTATTTGTGTGGTAAGAGGTGTTACATTAGCACCTACATACACTGACATTTGTATTTGGATAGATAcataaatactttattgatcctaaGGGGAAATTCGGGCATGCAGTAGCAGCAGAGacacataaaacatacattaaaattggACGTATAAGGCtaaatttgaattaaattaaacctgCGCAAAGgttcaaatagaaaactatatatagaaaaatgtttttatagaaaTACAGATTAAAAACTATATACCATTAAATTAGACTGTAGAAAGCCACTTGTTATGACTTGAAAATCATGTGTCACGTCTGCATAACTCATCTCATAGTCCAAAGATACAGGGACATTACAGTGTTGAGACATTTTGCATATCACATCATATATGTGAGTTACCACATTTAGCAGGATTTCTCATTATATACACTGTAATATATGTTTCTTTTTAGATGAAATGGTGTGATATTATGTCTGTGATTTTTATGGTTGATGTGTCGTGTACCTCCTGTTaacagagaagagggaggagaaacgTCTGGATGCTGAACTTGTGCGAAGGCTGCGTGAATTTGTCGGTGTAGCCACTGAAAACTTGGATACCTGCAACATGGCCATCTTATCCTTCCTCTACATCTACCTCTCGCTGTTTGGCTCAGGGTGAGCTCATACGACTGTTCTGCTCAGCATTCgttcattttaaattttcagCAAGTTGGCTCAGATAGGCACAAAAATCACATCATGCATTACAGATATTTCTCAGATTATGGAAAACCTATGGCCCAGTCGCCGAGCTGTAGCAGCACTCGTTTCAGACCTGCAGTTTCAGTCCAATCTAGGCCTCCTTTAGCAGGTACAGTAAGAgcagtgacagtaaaaaaaatgcagacgAATGCTTGTCAATGTGCTCTATCTACAAGCAATGGAAAGCAATAGCATCTGCAGATTTGGTACTTTTGCCAACTCTTTTTACAGCTACTGATTGTGTGAGAGAGTTTGGGGTGTTACATTTTTGCCAGGTGAAGCATTTTTTTGCTGAATGCTTGGGAAGTTTTCACCACGAGTCCTCTGCTCATGCAGGAGTTTCCTCCTGTGTGCTTTGGGGagaagagtgagaggagggGTCCTCACCTCATCTGAGAATCTGATGGTGTGATggttaaaaaacttttttttcatgagTCTTTGATGTGTAGGACGGGAAATAAggaaataataaacatgaaaagctAACATTTGGTGTTTTACAGACAGAAGCTGattgtttcttttcatatttaatatgcTCTCAAGGATAATGTgacataatatttcattttatttaagtcaagtcaagccaattttatttatataatataaacaaatcacaaatttgcctTAAAGgactttacaatctgtacagccTATGACACCCTCtatccttgaatccttgattTAGATAATGGAAAAATCTTATgtctaaaagaagaaaaaagaaaagaaacctcAGTACGagcaacagaggagggatccctctcttTGGACGAACAGACATGCATTATATGTCGTGTAGTAAAATGACATTATGGACCATCAGGATAGTTTGAttgtaaacatatataaaatattgagGATGACTGGGAGAATGTCAAGGAACCTCTGGTGTCACCAAACACcttattcattatttcattagtAAGTATGAATGTaaaagacatacagtacatgcaaaGCTGTGTTTATAATGTGTATAAAGTCTATAACAAAACACCTGCCTTGTGGGAAATCTTCAGCCTGGCAGATGTGAAtttgtgagtttgtgtctgGACTACAAGTCAGTTCACTGTGCAAGCTTGCACAGTGGTCACAGCTTTAATGAAATAATCGTGAATTATTCAGCTCCTGTGTAATAAACAAAACTATCAGAGTATAACAAAGGTATTGGTTGCTGTCTGATGATTTATTACATGGGTGTTTCTGACTTACTGCTCTcatgcagtcacacacagttttcacacagtttgctcttttgttaaaaatgttctcaCCATTCATGTAGATATGTTCAGGGAGCAGAGCATTTTTCACTGcgtgtggggaaaaaaaaaaaaatcctcgaACCTTGAAATGAAGAtagcaaagagagacagacagaaagggcCGGATGTTCGTTTTTGTGACTCCGGCAGCTGTGAACAGGAAAGATGCTCAGGAACATTAGAGCTGCAGGTTGTCGGGAGGTTTAATCGGCGCTGACACGGTGCTGCCGTGTCTGAGAGAGGTGATGGGTTCTGACAGGATGGCTACTAATGAGAGTCTGGCACTGGGCCACACTGCAGCCTTTAACAAGTCTGGATGTGTTTTTCCCTCGAGAGAAGATCCGGACAATTAGTGTAGAGTATTCTCCTGTCTGCCCAAAAGCAGCTTCCCTGACAGACATCGACAGCAATGTCAAGCAAGTCTCTGTTGCCTATAGAATTGTATGGATTATTTATCACACACTCCCTATATCCTCCTTGTGGAAGTGTACCATTTAACATGATTGTAAAGAAGGGGTTAATATTTAATGCtttgtcaaaacaaaagcacaataagtgattgtaaaagaaaaataactataaataattaaaaatgtttttattatgtatttctaAAGTTTAAATTTTGGGGTAGcagttataaatatttataaatatttatggcCTGTGTTAAAATCATCTGCTGTCATCTCTTAATAACAGTAAAAAGATATTATATCTAAGTGTTTATATGCAAACAGGCGCTCAGTTTCTATGTTTCTTTTCTCAGCGAGCTGCCCAGCTTGACGGTGTCCGTGTGGTCGGAGCTGCCAACTGGAGCAGGACTGGGGTCAAGTGCTGCCTACTCTGTGTGtttagctgcagctctgctctgtgcaAGTGGAGCCATTCCCACTCCTCTCAAAGAGTGGGATCACACCGCCAGGTAACAACATTATATTAAAGGAAGGTCTTTTTTTATgagctgtgtttacagtttgtacagACTGAATCATTAGGTCTAATGAATATTCTCTGAAAGGGGCTCACAGAGGTGCTTTTACACATGTTCCCTGCTGTGTAAACAATTACCAACTGAGAATGAAAGACCTTGATCCACAATATTATACTTCTTAATAAATAGAAAAGCTGATGGTGGTCTTGGGACGACAGTGTAACATGACAGTACAATGCAATCTAAAACATGTAGCCTGtaattgaataaatacattCTTTGAGGAGATTATGATTTTACAGTACAAAGTGTCAACTCTTTTTAAGTCACCTTTGTTTTTAACCAGGTTTTAGAGTTGTAGCATAATTAcgtcacacaaaacaaactacagaGAAATGAGAAGAATAAAGAAATTTTAAGGAACAGGTCAGTTTTGTATTCAAATACTGCACTTTCCCATTTCAATACAAACATTAGTCACTTGAAATAAGGTTTTGAAACTCATTTCAAGTACACAAATTCTCTTTTAGTAAGATCTGTGTGAACTGCTGAAACAGACGAGAGCAGGAAACCGTGACGGCTCTAGTACAGGCGGGTGACAagtgcaagaaataaaaatctgaatgaatgagTGGAGAAAAATGAGTGCAGATGCCATCGAGTGCATGAAGGCTCACAAAATGGTTttgagtatgaaaatgatgCGAATCAAATACTATGGCCCATCGCAGTCGCCAGATCTCAACCCACTGAACACCTATAGGAGATTTTGGATCAACGTGTTTGACAGTGCTCTCAACCCCCATCATTATAACACCAAATGTGTGAATATCTTGTGGAAGAACTGTGTGCAATCCCTTCTGTAGAGTTTCAGAGACTTGTAGAACAAATGCCAAGGTCGTACTGAGGCTGTTCTTGCAGCTCGTGGTGACCCAACACCAtactaattgtttttttcctttatttatcaCCCATTTGTATGTTAACTATAAAGTATAACATTCAAATAGATTTACAGCATTGTTTCTAAGCTGGAATACATGGGTAGAATTTCTAAATCTACAAATGTCAATCAAATTTCTAATCTAACAAAATCTCCTAATCTCCTTTTCAGGTAAAATCAAAGACACAGTTTAATATTCAGATGTCAGTGGGATATTGCTATTGTGCTACAAATCCTGTGATGATTGCTTCTGTTTAATCATTGAACATACAGCTGTGTATCCCTCCTATgtacttgtgtttgtttaggaGATGAAGAGGTAATTCAACTCTGAGAGGGTCTGTTGGGCTACAAAGTTCTCCTTTTTAATTTCTGAATAATTGCAGGTGGTGTCAGGAGGACCTGGAGCTGATCAACAGCTGGGCTTTCCGAGGGGAGATGATCATCCATGGTAATCCTTCAGGAGTAGACAACGCTGTAGGAACATGGGGTGAGGCCTGAAATAATCTGCCACAGTGCACATGGTGTTGTACCTCCCTTTGTCTCTGTTCACGCAGAGCACTCTTTAATGGCATCGCCGAAGTATTGTACCACCACTGTTCATTATCACTCGATGATTATCTATTTAATGATTTCCCTGTATGTAGGTGGCATGCTGAGATTCTTGGCTGGGAAGATAATACCACTGAGCAGGTATTGACACTGATTAtcaaattttaatttgatttccctttaaaaaaagagagagagtacacagtgagttaaaaaaataataaatctatatGAACTCTCTGATCTGCCTGATTTACTTCCAGGGTGCCGCTATTAAGAATCCTCCTCACTAACACCAAAGTACCACGTAGCACCAAGGTACTTGTTGCCAGGGTGAAGGACAAGATTAACAAGGTACTAAATGGTTTCTTCCTCCCCCGTGTGTTACTTGCCGACACTGTAATTAATATAATAGGCAGTGGTTTTGCATGGCAGATACTCCAGAGCCTGGTGTTGAGTGCCTtcataaaatattgaaattaaaCTCTTAGCCAGCACCCCTGTGTGCTGTTGCCTTGGTGACACCAGCAGGTGTGCATATTGCTGCCTCAGACATAGATAGGCCTGGATGATGTTGTGGCAGTGTTGTGATCAGGCTGGAGAACAACCAAAGTCAAACCTGCCATTTTAAGAGTTGTTAAACATAGTTTTACAAATAATCTGCAGTAATGACTTTGTGTAGAAATGACGTGCACAAgtggtgttttttcttctctcctgtaGTTTCCCTTCGTCATGACCCCGGTATTAGAGTCAGTTGATGCTATTTCCTGCACTTGTGAGAAAGTCCTCTCAGAGATGACAAGCGAGCCCATCACAGGAGAACACTACAACATCCTCGAGGTACACTAACCACGTCAACCACGTCAGTGAGACTACTTTTtcaatgtaaaatgtattttcctctAACAACAGCTGTGTCCTTTTCCATTTATAGGAGCTCATTGACATTAACCAGCACCATCTGAACGTGATGGGGGTGGGACACTCTGCCCTGGATACACTGTGTCGGGTCACATTGGCCAACGGGCTCCACAGCAAGTTAACCGGTGCCGGTGGAGGAGGCTGTGGCATCACCCTCTTGAGACCAGGTACTGTGTATGTCATTACCGTTTGGGTTTTAAATGTTTGGATAAAGAGCaaagtctgtgtctctgtgctgtattgttgtattttttcattcCTGTCCTCTattcttttgtattttgagtTTCTAAGCCTCGGTCTTTGTTTCTGCCCTGTCTGTCCTTGTCTTATAATGAATTTAATTCGATGGGAAGTTTGATGAGCCAAAGTGTCAAGACTCCTGCTGACAACAAATGTTCTGTTTCCCTCAAACACTCGCTCACCCTTTCTCCCTGAAACAATGATTTGAGTGGCAGGAAATGATGGTGATTGGTGTGCAGGGTACTGCTGTGCAATTGGTTATGAGGACACTTTGTATCACCCTCTCTttaccaaaacaaacaagcaaagaacCTGCGAGTTCAGTCTTTGTTTATGCCTGTAGCAGACTGAATTTTAATAAGTCCAAAATCCTTTTAAATAGATTTCCAAatgctctttgtttgttttcttagcAAGCATTTCCATCTGTGGGAATCGCAGCTTtagtatctgtctgtctctctaatgTTCCCAGATGTTTGATAGGATCACACACATTGCAGAGTGATTTGTTCTCAAATGAGAAGGTCTTTATGTGCTTCCAGTGTTGCTGATTTTCATGTAGAGCTATATCCCACCCTGAGCTGACTTTATTATGACCTGTTTATTTTGTAGAAACCGACTCCTCCATTGTCCAGACTACAGTGCAGGATTTGAAAGACTGCGGCTTTGACTGCTGGGAAACAAGTATTGGCGGTCCTGGAGTTCAGCAGcactctgttctctctgttaaGGACGAAGTCCTGGAGGTTTTGAGCAGTTACTGAGACCGACATGTGACTCGGCAAGTgagacagtttgtgtttttgttgtcttgatGCTGAGTGGACCATGGAAAATTTCACACCGAGCTTCCTGAAGTGTTAATTATAGATTTTACTGACTGACTAATCGTTTTGAATCTAACAACAAGGCAGCTGTGTGTCTAACAAATTACTGGGAAAATGAAGAGGATTTAATCTTTCGGTGAAGCATCCCACGGAGTTCTTGCTTGTCAAACACACTCAAGGGTACAATTATATGTACTGAGCTGTTTGTCCACTAGATGGCATCAGAGTTGCATGAATGCTTTTTCCGAAACAGGATTTCTGGTAAGCGGTTCGGATAAATTGATTAATGTGCAAGTGAAGCACAGGCAGAATTAATTTATTGTTTCAGCCAAATGTTTAAAGCATGAGGGCCAACCTGTCTTAATGGATTGAATGATGTTCATTAATTGTTCACTCCTGGCATTGAAACCTGCGGTACTGTAGGATAAAGTGGTCATTTGtggaattaattttttttttacagaatggaggaaatgtttgacaaataaaaatgtttttatgttcttaaACAAAACCCGGTGATTGTTATTTAGAgtcttttctttagttttcaCAGGTCTATAAAAAGGTTTATGAAAGTGGCTGTTAATATTTCTCTGAATCATAACAGTGGTGAGAATGAAGAAGCTGAGGCCAGgtaataataaagtcataaacacagacatataatATAAAACCTCACTCTTATAACTGCCATTATACAGACTGATGAATGCTGCGTTAAAATGCAAACCAAGCACTTTTCTCTCTAAGGTGAATATAAaaatttttataacagtttgattaaaaattcatttcaaaataaagtactgCCACGCaatgtttgtttcctcagtTAAAGAGTAACTGGCTGTGTTGTTTTGCTaatggaggagggggagagggggacaGCAGGAGTGTGTGGCCTCTCTGGAGCCTCTGGATTAGCGCCACTATAATGTGAATCAACAACAAGCAGCGTCCTTCTGTGAGTCACACATTTGTGCtgacacatatgcacacacgcacCAGCTTTCCCCAAATTCTTCTCCACCTAATTGCTCATCCTCCTAAGCATTACAAAATATTCTGCACATGCCGCAGATACAGAAAGACGGATCTGTTTAGAATATCCCCGATTTGGGGAAAAGGTCATTGCGGGATTCAGTTGAGTCTGAATAtccatttcattttctattttttaaatgtcatgaaGATTGAGTAGTACGAATCTGGCAGTGTACGTGAATAAACAACATTTGtcaccctccctccttttccGCCTGGCCCCCTCTGTCCTCTTGAATTGTGTCATCTTTATGTCAGGGCAGCCCCCCGTCAGTGCGCCGCACAGTTGCCCCTAACCCCTGCTGGAATTTAATTACCACTGCGCTTTTCAATTGAAATGGCATTGACGAGGGGGGACAAGAGGGAGACAACAGAGCCTGTTTCATTTGAagcccctctctttcttttctgtctcattctctctcACTTCTTTTACCCCTGCAAGGCACagatggtattttttttttttttatcaatgtcAGCGCCTGCTTCTTTCTGCTCTGATGAATAGAATCTAAAGAGGCCCTGAGATTATTTCAGATAACAGAGGGAGTGAAGAAAGGGGGTCAAGGATAGAGGGAGAATGTCAGAACCAGAGAGATACCGTGAAAACAGTGTTCTGTCCCAGCGGTGTGGAAGGAGACGTACaaatcatttaacatttaacgtTTAGGGAGTTTTGTCTGGATGGATCAATGTGAGAGAATCAAGGATGTATAATTCATTCTGTCCAAGCAGGAGgaatgaaatgttaaatgtgaATTTGCTGAGTGGTCATGCTCACTGTGGCATATTCCCTCTGGTCTCGCAGTCGACTGGTGAAATGCTTGTCAGGAGCCATTAAGTTTGAATACAGAATTAGACCTGACTGACAAGATATCATGTTGCTATTGGCCACTGGTTTTACTAAACACGGTTCAGGATATGACTTCCTACAGTGagcatttacatataaaaagcCTCGCATCACAATACGTTGTCGGCTGTTATTGTTGAAAATTACATGTGTGAGTATTATAATTTATGTCATGATATTTGTGTCCACAGCAGGGAAGGTTTGTGTGACCATCCTCTACCAGATTTCATACCAGCACACTgacacaacatcaacatcatgaGCCCCTCACAGTCATGACGCGTTGTATGATCCTCCTGGGGGTGTTTGCCCTTTTGGTAAGTCGGGGGTCGCAGACGGTGTTAATAGCAGGAGTCCAATTAAGACAGCGGGGTGCAAGGGTGCTGTCAAAGAAGTTTGAGGATTTAGTTTTAGGGATGAACATTGGATTGTTTAGTCACAACAAAAAGGCAGTTGGAGTAAGGCGTTCAGCTGATT
This genomic stretch from Larimichthys crocea isolate SSNF chromosome III, L_crocea_2.0, whole genome shotgun sequence harbors:
- the mvk gene encoding mevalonate kinase, with translation MQVKDIYVSAPGKAILHGEHAVVHGKVALAVSLNLRTYLQLKATTTGKVCINLPNIDTFVCWDLSELKQLIPYLCEKREEKRLDAELVRRLREFVGVATENLDTCNMAILSFLYIYLSLFGSGELPSLTVSVWSELPTGAGLGSSAAYSVCLAAALLCASGAIPTPLKEWDHTARWCQEDLELINSWAFRGEMIIHGNPSGVDNAVGTWGGMLRFLAGKIIPLSRVPLLRILLTNTKVPRSTKVLVARVKDKINKFPFVMTPVLESVDAISCTCEKVLSEMTSEPITGEHYNILEELIDINQHHLNVMGVGHSALDTLCRVTLANGLHSKLTGAGGGGCGITLLRPETDSSIVQTTVQDLKDCGFDCWETSIGGPGVQQHSVLSVKDEVLEVLSSY